One Nitrospirota bacterium genomic window, TCCCCTACTTCACTACACTCTTCAAAATAATTTGACATGACGGCTCTCCTTTCATTGTTGGATACCATCATGCCATCTTCCCCTCAACTTGTGAAGATGGGGTTATTTAACCGCTTACTAACCAGCTATAGAAATATTCTTATCTGAGGTTAAAGTAGCAGGATGAGATATTGCTGTCAAGATGTTAGTGTCAATGTGTGTGTCAATGTTAGTGTCAATCCAACCTGGGCTTGACATGGTTCTATGCCTGTGTAAAGATTCTGAAAAAGTAAAGAATCCATATTAATGACAAACTCGTGGAGGTAATAAATGTTAGGGGCTTTAAAACTTCAGGTAAAACAGGAAGAGATTATTGATGCCATAAAAGGTATGAAAAAAAAGGATAGAGATGCATTCCTCGAAGACATACTTGCAGCTACATCTCCAGAGTACCTTAAGAGTATCAGGGAAGCGAGGGCCGATTATAAGGCAAAAAGAGTAAAGACCCATGAAGAGGTCTTCGGGAAGTGAAATATGACCTTGTCTATACCCAAAGGGCTGTAAAAGATATAGAAAAGTTAGACCATAAAATAAAAGACAGAATAGGTAAGACCCTTCTCCGTTATAAGGTTGATCCTTTACACCATGCTGAAAGACTTACTGATTCCAACCTCGGTTCTTATCGTTTCAGGGTAGGAGATTACAGGATTGTTTTTGATATAGAGAAAGATAAGATTGTTGTCTTGAGGGTAGGGCATAGAAGAGAGATTTACAAACAAAGGTAGATATGATTTTGTAATGATTTCGGGTAAAAATTATTGTGCTAAAATTGTGCTAATTTTGTGCTAAAACAGGTCGGAACAGATAGAATTAACAGGAATCAACTGGAATAGATATAAAGCCTTAACCCCTTGATTCTTAATATAAAAAGGGAAACCAGACCGAGAATCAAGGAGTTATATGTTTTCCTACTAATCAAGCTCTTAATCAGCGGGTCGGAGGTTCAATCCCTCCACGGCTCACCAGGATTTTCAAGGGGTTAGGAGATTTTCTAACCCCTTTTTTATTATTTAAAACGCCCGTGTAGATACAGTGTAGAAATTCGTTATTAGCCTTTTGAAATTTAAATCGTAACTATATCAAACTCCTCTACATGTATCCCCGCGTCACTCTTTATGATTATCCTCTTCTGGAATTCCTTTTCCAGTTCCTCTAGGATGTGTCTTTCGTCATCAAAGATATGGCCTGCGACGCTGGGGTGGACGGTGACGATGACCTTTCTGTCTTTTGTTGTGCGGGAGATCTTTCTTATTTTTCTGAATATCTCATAGCAGACTGTTGTAGGGGATTTTGTGTAGCCATGTCCGTTGCAGTAGTGGCACGGCTCGCACAGTGTGCGCATGATATTTTCCCTTGTCCGCTTTCTCGACATCTCTATCAGGCCAAGCTCTGACATCCGTATGATATTGGTCTTTGCACGATCCTGTGAGAATGCCTCCTGCATGGAATTGAAGACCTTGTCCCTGTTCTTCTCCTTTTCCATGTCAATAAAATCTATAATGATTATCCCGCCTATGTTCCTGAGCCTGAGTTGGTAGGCCACCTCTTTGACAGCCTCAAGGTTAGTCTGGGTGATGGTCTCTTCAGGGTCCCTCTTGCCGACATATTTACCTGTATTTACATCTATAACTGTCAGTGCCTCAGTGTGGTCAATAACAATGTATCCGCCGGACTTTAACCACACCTTCTTATCCAATGCCCTGTTTAACTCAGCCTCTATGCCGTAAGATTCAAATAACGATTCATCCCCCTGATATAACTCCACCCTCGGCAGCATGGCCGGAAGATAGAGGCGTACAAACTCCTTTATCCTTTCATATTCTGTCCTTGAATCTATAACAAGCCTGTCTATACTGCTTGTAAATATGTCCCGCACAGTCCTGAATATCAGGTCAAGTTCGGAATAGAGCATGACAGGTGCAGTAGGTCCATCTTTCTTCTTCTGAACATTCTCCCATAACAGTTCGAGGAATTCTGCGTCAGCGGCCAGTGATTCTTTATCAACCCCCTCGCTTGCAGTCCTGACAATATATCCCATCCCTTCCTTTTTAATCTCCTGCACCATCTCCTTTAATCTTGTACGCTCCTTGCCGTCTTTGATACGCCGGGATATCCCGATGTGGTCTACTGTCGGCATCAATACAATGTGCCGGCCCGGTAAAGATATATAAGATGTGATGCGTGCCCCTTTTGTCCCTATAGGTTCTTTAGCGACCTGAACCACAATCTCCTGCCCTTCCTGCAGTATCTCTTCAATACTGTATTTTGTAGATTTAAGTTCCAGCTTGCCGTCAAAACCCTCTTCTTCAATCATCCTTGCATATTCTTCAGCATCAGCACCGGCATCGCTGACGTACAGAAAGGCAGCCCGATCAAGGCCGATGTCAACAAAGGCCGCCTGAATCCCCGGAAGGATTTTGACCACCTTGCCTTTGTAAATATTCCCTACGACCCCGCTCTCTTTTCTCCTGTCAATATAGAGTTCTGCAACCTCTTTATTTTCCATGAGGGCAACTCTCGTCTCTTCAGGTGCTGCATTTATTATTATCTCTGTAGGCATATCTGCTCCCTTGGCTTCGTCCAGGGAATACCATCAGGAGACACAATCTCTCCTCCCCTGTTTCCATAAAGCCCTGTTCGTTTTATTAGTAATCCGGTTAGTATTTCATTTATTATTTTGGGGTCATTAGCATTTATATTAAGCATGGCACTTATTACATCTGAAGGACGACAACATTCATTACCGACAGATTTTAATAAAATAAACATCATACCATTTTCCACCTGACTTATATATTCTATAAACGGCCTTGTGTTTATCTTCCGTACAACCTTCCTTCCGTCCTTTTCAACAAGCCTGGTTGCCCATAACTCTCCGGTTTCGGGAAGATTAAGAATATTGTGATTTAATTCATCCGAAAATACCCCCCCCATGCCCCCCCTTGAAAAAAGGGGGGGATTTATGGAGTTGAACCTTATCTGATAGGCATAGTATTTAATGAATGAATTCAGTGATGGCGAATTGTAAGGTATCTCTTTCACACTTAACAGTTGGAGTCCTGCGGGGAGACGTTTATTCACCTCATTCCTGAATGTATCCGCAGAAACAGCGCCCGTTAACTCCACATCCATATATTCGCAGATACCCTCTACGCCAACAGGAAGTGCCGGGCCAAAGGAAAGTTTAGGATGAGGGTGAAAACCTTCAGAGAATGAAGTAGGCA contains:
- a CDS encoding Rne/Rng family ribonuclease; translation: MPTEIIINAAPEETRVALMENKEVAELYIDRRKESGVVGNIYKGKVVKILPGIQAAFVDIGLDRAAFLYVSDAGADAEEYARMIEEEGFDGKLELKSTKYSIEEILQEGQEIVVQVAKEPIGTKGARITSYISLPGRHIVLMPTVDHIGISRRIKDGKERTRLKEMVQEIKKEGMGYIVRTASEGVDKESLAADAEFLELLWENVQKKKDGPTAPVMLYSELDLIFRTVRDIFTSSIDRLVIDSRTEYERIKEFVRLYLPAMLPRVELYQGDESLFESYGIEAELNRALDKKVWLKSGGYIVIDHTEALTVIDVNTGKYVGKRDPEETITQTNLEAVKEVAYQLRLRNIGGIIIIDFIDMEKEKNRDKVFNSMQEAFSQDRAKTNIIRMSELGLIEMSRKRTRENIMRTLCEPCHYCNGHGYTKSPTTVCYEIFRKIRKISRTTKDRKVIVTVHPSVAGHIFDDERHILEELEKEFQKRIIIKSDAGIHVEEFDIVTI
- a CDS encoding type II toxin-antitoxin system RelE/ParE family toxin is translated as MKYDLVYTQRAVKDIEKLDHKIKDRIGKTLLRYKVDPLHHAERLTDSNLGSYRFRVGDYRIVFDIEKDKIVVLRVGHRREIYKQR